A single genomic interval of Eurosta solidaginis isolate ZX-2024a chromosome 3, ASM4086904v1, whole genome shotgun sequence harbors:
- the LOC137247125 gene encoding uncharacterized protein isoform X2, with product MKLNIVFFTAIFALVCYVSVTEAGVDCDKPPPPVAARVCCPAPDLNNEELMEACAEFAGPPMSPTPITGESDMLPPPPLHRHRRPPPPHAMYHKCFAECLFNKTEILDEKGELRKI from the exons atgaaattaaatattgtgttttttacGGCGATTTTCGCTTTGGTG TGCTACGTGAGCGTAACAGAGGCAGGAGTGGATTGCGATAAACCACCGCCACCTGTT GCTGCACGTGTTTGCTGTCCAGCGCCTGATTTAAACAATGAAGAGCTAATGGAAGCATGTGCTGAATTCGCTGGCCCACCAATGTCGCCAACGCCTATTACTGGAGAAAGCGATATGCTACCACCGCCACCGCTGCATCGACATAGGCGTCCACCGCCTCCTCATGCAATGTACCACAAG TGCTTCGCTGAATGCTTGTTTAATAAAACCGAAATACTGGATGAGAAGGGCGAACTTAGAAAAATTTGA
- the LOC137247125 gene encoding uncharacterized protein isoform X1, with the protein MQCTTSASLNACLIKPKYWMRRANLEKFEDVIDTYIADNEELATVVKDSFPTCAEHIDEIKDEVLENMREHMEKHGSHRACSPFAAMMWRCMKVETYKNCPASVWNDTEECNAIRDFMTECSPSY; encoded by the exons ATGCAATGTACCACAAG TGCTTCGCTGAATGCTTGTTTAATAAAACCGAAATACTGGATGAGAAGGGCGAACTTAGAAAAATTTGAAGACGTCATCGATACATATATAGCGGACAACGAAGAATTGGCGACGGTTGTGAAAGACTCATTTCCTACTTGCGCTGAACACATCGATGAAATAAAAGACGAAGTTCTCGAGAATATGCGCGAACATATGGAAAAGCATGGATCACATAGAGCTTGCTCACCATTCGCTGCAATGATGTGGCGTTGCATGAAAGTGGAGACATACAAAAATTGTCCAGCTTCCGTATGGAATGATACTGAAGAATGTAATGCAATACGTGACTTTATGACAGAATGTTCACCATCTTATTAG
- the Obp49a gene encoding uncharacterized protein Obp49a → MKANIVYVTAIYAFGCYLSAAGADFDCMLPPRHVPIHMCCQLPNFISDDVIEQCIQFAGPRRTLPPMTKEKFMPPRTNLGSGIPAPPNSARKYGLPPAPPCLADCIFNKTELMSENSELNQMKFDEMVDEALRDNPEMATVAKASFATCANKLDEMKDKIAEKLNERRELTKIPSTRGRLNPICAPVASMIWGCVNIETFKNCPSSAWNDNEDCNASRDFFKECKKE, encoded by the exons ATGAAAGCAAATATTGTGTACGTTACAGCGATCTACGCTTTTGGg TGCTACCTTAGCGCAGCAGGCGCAGATTTTGATTGTATGTTGCCGCCACGTCACGTT CCTATCCATATGTGTTGTCAACTGCCGAATTTCATCAGCGATGACGTAATAGAGCAATGCATTCAATTCGCAGGTCCACGCAGGACGTTACCGCCAAtgacaaaagaaaaatttatgcCTCCACGTACAAACTTGGGATCGGGAATACCTGCGCCTCCTAATTCAGCGCGTAAATATGGATTGCCTCCGGCCCCACCG TGTCTCGCTGACTGCATTTTTAATAAAACCGAATTGATGAGCGAAAACTCCGAACTGAATCAAATGAAATTCGATGAAATGGTTGATGAGGCGCTGCGGGATAACCCCGAAATGGCTACGGTTGCCAAGGCATCATTTGCGACTTGTGCTAATAAACTTGATGAAATGAAGGACAAAATCGCCGAGAAACTTAATGAACGTAGAGAACTAACCAAAATTCCATCAACGCGTGGTCGTTTAAATCCAATTTGTGCACCCGTCGCTAGCATGATATGGGGTTGTGTCAACATTGAGACGTTCAAAAATTGTCCATCATCTGCGTGGAATGACAATGAAGATTGTAATGCATCACGTGATTTCTTTAAAGAAtgtaaaaaagaataa